In one Chloroflexota bacterium genomic region, the following are encoded:
- a CDS encoding efflux RND transporter periplasmic adaptor subunit encodes MKRRIILITSLVIVVLAVAGFFVWQRTSASTTTAKTTTQTATVKRGSLVATVSAAGNVSVVDQSTLAFKNSGRVAKVQVAVGDVVKTSQLLMQQETSDLELALKTAQSNLASATASYAQTKANLNFSLRNAQTELASAKASLDAAKVSAEQNPNSIIVAKASLDKATVTLQQAQGNYNKIAWRGDVGMTTEAATLQSATIEYQSALANYKMTAATINDNSLKQAQATYDKAQVALEQAQKNLETNLQVAQATLDNAQIAVDTAKTNLENVSLVAPIDGVVSAVNFKKGDFAAGESTAIVVVNTDRLQIKVSIAEVDLPKIKIGNPAQVTLDALTGKTYQAKVTAISPVGTVTSGVVNYSITLEMTDPDSTVKPGMTANLNIIVEQRDNVLLVPTRAISTKSNQKVVTVQQKDQTAQKVVTIGLSNDSYVEIMNGVQEGDVVVINQTTTKTTTSTGSTGIPGLGGPSGPPPN; translated from the coding sequence ATGAAACGCAGAATCATCCTCATCACCAGTCTCGTGATCGTCGTGCTCGCCGTCGCCGGCTTTTTCGTCTGGCAACGCACATCGGCGAGCACGACCACCGCCAAGACCACCACTCAAACCGCCACAGTCAAGCGCGGTTCGCTTGTCGCGACCGTGAGCGCGGCAGGCAACGTCTCGGTGGTAGACCAGTCCACGCTCGCGTTCAAAAACAGCGGACGCGTCGCCAAGGTACAAGTCGCGGTCGGCGACGTGGTCAAGACCAGCCAATTGTTGATGCAACAAGAAACATCGGACTTGGAACTCGCGCTCAAGACCGCGCAGAGCAATCTCGCGAGCGCGACGGCAAGTTACGCGCAGACGAAAGCCAATTTGAATTTTTCGCTGCGCAACGCGCAAACAGAATTGGCAAGCGCCAAGGCGAGTCTCGACGCCGCCAAAGTGTCCGCCGAGCAAAACCCCAATTCGATCATCGTCGCCAAAGCATCTCTGGACAAGGCGACCGTCACGTTGCAACAGGCGCAAGGCAACTATAACAAAATCGCATGGCGCGGCGATGTGGGCATGACGACCGAAGCCGCGACGTTGCAATCCGCGACGATTGAGTACCAATCGGCGTTGGCGAATTATAAAATGACTGCTGCGACGATCAACGACAATTCGCTCAAGCAAGCACAGGCGACGTACGACAAAGCCCAGGTCGCGCTCGAACAGGCGCAAAAGAATTTGGAGACAAATCTCCAGGTCGCGCAAGCCACGCTCGATAACGCGCAGATCGCGGTGGACACGGCGAAAACGAATTTGGAAAATGTGTCGCTCGTCGCGCCGATTGATGGAGTCGTGTCTGCCGTGAATTTCAAGAAAGGCGATTTCGCCGCGGGTGAAAGCACTGCCATCGTGGTCGTCAACACCGACCGTCTACAAATCAAAGTCTCGATTGCCGAAGTGGACTTGCCCAAAATCAAAATCGGCAACCCGGCGCAGGTCACGCTCGATGCGTTGACCGGCAAAACGTACCAAGCAAAGGTCACGGCGATCAGTCCGGTCGGCACGGTCACATCGGGTGTGGTGAATTATTCCATCACACTGGAAATGACGGATCCCGACAGCACGGTAAAACCCGGTATGACCGCGAACCTGAACATCATCGTCGAACAACGCGACAATGTTCTGCTCGTCCCGACGCGCGCCATCAGCACCAAGAGCAATCAAAAAGTAGTAACTGTGCAACAAAAAGATCAAACCGCTCAAAAGGTTGTGACCATCGGGCTGTCGAATGACTCGTATGTTGAAATCATGAACGGCGTGCAAGAAGGCGACGTGGTCGTGATCAATCAAACGACGACCAAGACGACGACGAGTACGGGCAGCACTGGCATCCCAGGTCTGGGTGGTCCGAGTGGTCCGCCGCCGAATTAA
- a CDS encoding response regulator transcription factor yields MGELNQAQTSLRILAVDDEPNIVEFLRVGLGYEGYQVEVAMDGRAALDRLRQEEFDLVILDVMLPGVDGFEICKRIRANSRVPILMLTARDEISDRVTGLDLGADDYLIKPFSFAELLARIRAILRGRGVTQEHAILRAADIALDRDAHTVERAGNPITLTAKEFELLEFFLTHPRQVFRRDVILDRVWGYDFAGDTNLVDVHIGHLRDKLGDRPPQLLRTVRGVGYVWRED; encoded by the coding sequence ATGGGAGAATTGAATCAGGCGCAAACATCATTGCGGATTTTGGCGGTGGACGACGAGCCGAACATCGTCGAGTTTTTGCGCGTGGGGCTGGGATACGAGGGATACCAGGTCGAGGTCGCGATGGATGGACGCGCGGCGTTGGATCGTTTGCGCCAAGAAGAATTTGACCTGGTTATTTTAGATGTCATGTTGCCGGGGGTGGACGGCTTTGAAATATGCAAACGGATTCGCGCGAATAGCCGCGTGCCGATCTTGATGTTGACCGCGCGCGATGAAATTTCCGACCGCGTCACTGGGCTAGACCTCGGCGCGGACGACTATCTCATCAAACCGTTCAGCTTTGCCGAATTGCTCGCGCGGATACGCGCGATTCTGCGCGGACGCGGCGTTACGCAGGAACACGCGATTTTGCGCGCGGCGGACATTGCGCTCGACCGCGACGCGCACACCGTCGAACGCGCGGGGAATCCGATCACCTTGACCGCGAAAGAATTCGAGTTGCTCGAATTTTTCTTGACGCATCCGCGCCAAGTCTTTCGCCGCGATGTGATTCTCGATCGCGTGTGGGGTTATGATTTCGCCGGCGACACGAATCTCGTGGACGTGCACATCGGTCACCTGCGCGACAAATTGGGCGACCGACCGCCGCAATTGCTTCGCACGGTGCGCGGCGTGGGTTATGTGTGGCGGGAGGATTGA
- a CDS encoding HAMP domain-containing protein: protein MLTRWNDLSLRLRLTLLYVGLLTILLVTFGAFLYFDSRNFMISTTAFRLQALAFNSMGHLVPGESLVPPPPRQIPDTRAPITATVEFSPPPFEIVARNLARDLTWQDYTTVILDQKGAIIADGREYSGQTILPALAPGLLARTWAGEMATSITTVAGQEMLVVLMPIHYPRRESPVVGVIQMTNPLDFVDQVLGRQRGLILFGVLVTLFIGTIVGLWLTQTALTPLRVMIAVCRRIAGGDLSQRVNLPQRRDETGQLASAFDEMVARLDDAFTTQRQFVADASHELRTPLTAISGSLEVLLLAPEGDPETTRRVLHGMRREVQRLTRLVADLLTLTRLDARRAPKMQMLDLAALTRDVVEGMRSLIKNRQVVVEAEGAVEGFGDADQLKQVFYNLLDNAIHSTDAETGTITVRVQGLDDAVRVAIADNGAGIPESARARVFERFYRVDKARTRAGGGSGLGLSIVRSIVEGHGGTIEPVESDLGRGTTIRFVLPRKRVETITPREA from the coding sequence ATGCTGACACGTTGGAATGATCTATCGCTGCGATTGCGTCTTACGTTGCTCTATGTCGGACTGCTTACGATCTTGCTGGTGACGTTCGGCGCGTTTCTCTATTTCGATTCGCGCAACTTTATGATTTCGACGACGGCGTTTCGTTTGCAGGCGCTTGCTTTCAACTCGATGGGGCATCTGGTGCCGGGCGAGTCGCTCGTGCCGCCGCCGCCGCGCCAGATTCCAGACACGCGCGCGCCCATTACCGCGACTGTTGAATTCAGTCCGCCGCCATTCGAGATCGTCGCGCGCAATCTCGCGCGCGATCTGACGTGGCAGGATTACACGACGGTCATCTTGGATCAGAAGGGCGCGATCATCGCGGACGGGCGCGAGTACTCCGGGCAGACCATACTCCCGGCACTTGCCCCAGGTTTACTCGCGCGCACGTGGGCAGGTGAAATGGCGACATCCATCACAACGGTGGCGGGACAAGAGATGCTCGTGGTGTTGATGCCGATTCATTATCCGCGGCGCGAGTCGCCGGTAGTGGGCGTGATCCAGATGACCAATCCGTTGGATTTTGTGGACCAAGTCCTGGGACGCCAACGCGGGTTGATCTTGTTCGGTGTACTCGTGACCTTGTTTATCGGAACGATTGTGGGGTTGTGGCTCACCCAGACCGCGCTCACACCTTTGCGCGTGATGATCGCAGTCTGTCGTCGCATTGCCGGCGGAGACCTGAGTCAGCGCGTCAATTTACCGCAACGCCGCGATGAAACCGGACAACTCGCGTCGGCGTTCGACGAAATGGTCGCGCGCTTGGACGACGCGTTTACGACGCAACGTCAATTTGTCGCGGATGCGTCGCACGAATTGCGAACGCCGCTCACTGCGATCAGTGGATCGCTCGAAGTGCTCCTGCTCGCGCCGGAAGGCGATCCCGAAACGACGCGCCGCGTCCTGCACGGAATGCGTCGCGAGGTGCAACGCCTGACGCGTCTCGTCGCGGATTTGCTCACGCTGACGCGGCTCGATGCGCGGCGCGCGCCGAAGATGCAGATGCTCGATCTCGCCGCGCTCACGCGCGATGTGGTCGAAGGAATGCGGTCGCTCATCAAAAATCGTCAAGTTGTCGTCGAAGCGGAGGGAGCGGTCGAGGGATTTGGCGATGCAGATCAGTTGAAGCAGGTGTTTTACAATCTGTTGGACAACGCGATTCACTCGACGGATGCCGAGACCGGTACGATCACTGTTCGCGTTCAAGGATTGGACGATGCCGTGCGCGTTGCCATCGCGGATAATGGGGCTGGGATTCCCGAGTCGGCGCGCGCGCGTGTGTTTGAGCGGTTTTATCGCGTGGACAAGGCGCGCACGCGTGCCGGTGGCGGCAGTGGCTTGGGGTTGTCCATCGTTCGATCAATTGTGGAAGGACACGGGGGAACCATCGAGCCGGTCGAGAGCGACCTGGGACGCGGCACGACGATTCGATTTGTGTTGCCGCGCAAACGTGTGGAGACGATTACGCCGCGGGAAGCGTGA
- a CDS encoding PAS domain-containing sensor histidine kinase, translating to MEFFLFGALLVALIAIAALAWTNRAQAARLTQVETAWHEQELHHSKKTELLVAMNSVTTNGFVLLNKDGRIISLNAAARSFLGVENGIGQPLSEIAWGYDLQPLVAEVLQRKTDSLEQVVAKGERAFAVRVQSIGTSSDPRVLLRLDEVTELQRLGRARREFVANISHELRTPVTSLQLLVETITAETMNDKSFLFDLLDKMRAQIDLLRQLTDELMDLALIESGHAPIKLMETRAVELVNEAANSLRPQAERKGIDLDVAVDADMLVLADAQGIRKVLGNLIHNAIKFTNARGRIEISATRDGDNVRFAVADTGIGISANDLPRVFERFYKVDRARTRGAGELRSTGLGLAIAKHTVEAHGGKIWAESVEGKGSIFFFTLPAA from the coding sequence ATGGAGTTTTTTCTTTTCGGTGCTCTGCTCGTCGCTCTCATCGCGATTGCCGCGCTCGCGTGGACGAATCGCGCGCAAGCCGCGCGTCTCACCCAGGTCGAGACTGCGTGGCACGAACAGGAACTCCATCACTCGAAAAAAACCGAACTGCTCGTCGCGATGAACAGCGTCACGACGAACGGATTCGTTTTGTTGAACAAGGATGGGCGCATCATTTCTTTGAACGCTGCCGCACGTTCTTTTCTCGGAGTGGAGAATGGAATTGGACAGCCGTTGAGCGAAATCGCGTGGGGCTACGATCTCCAACCGTTGGTGGCGGAAGTACTCCAGCGCAAGACCGACTCGCTCGAGCAAGTCGTCGCGAAAGGCGAACGCGCGTTTGCGGTGCGCGTGCAATCCATCGGCACATCAAGCGATCCACGGGTTTTGCTTCGGCTAGACGAGGTCACAGAGTTGCAACGGCTGGGTCGCGCGCGGCGCGAATTCGTCGCGAACATCTCGCACGAATTACGCACGCCGGTGACCTCTCTGCAACTCCTGGTCGAAACCATCACCGCAGAAACGATGAATGACAAATCGTTTCTGTTCGACTTGCTTGACAAGATGCGGGCGCAGATTGATTTGTTGCGGCAACTGACCGATGAGTTGATGGACCTGGCATTGATCGAATCGGGGCACGCGCCGATCAAGTTGATGGAGACCCGCGCGGTGGAGTTGGTAAACGAAGCGGCAAACTCGCTGCGCCCGCAAGCCGAGCGCAAAGGAATTGACCTGGATGTCGCAGTGGATGCGGACATGCTCGTGCTCGCCGACGCGCAAGGCATTCGCAAAGTCTTGGGTAACTTGATTCACAACGCGATCAAGTTCACGAATGCGCGCGGTCGCATCGAAATTAGTGCGACACGCGACGGCGACAATGTGCGCTTCGCCGTCGCCGATACCGGCATCGGCATTTCCGCGAACGATCTGCCGCGCGTGTTCGAGCGATTCTACAAAGTGGATCGCGCACGCACGCGCGGCGCGGGTGAATTGCGGAGCACCGGCCTGGGTCTGGCGATTGCCAAGCACACCGTCGAGGCGCACGGTGGAAAAATCTGGGCGGAGAGCGTCGAAGGCAAAGGGTCTATATTTTTCTTCACGCTTCCCGCGGCGTAA
- a CDS encoding response regulator transcription factor yields the protein MTKLLLVEDDQTLLETLAYNLGREGYDVVRASDGITALNLAREHKPDLIILDIMLPELDGLSVCRTLRRESNVPIVLLTARGGEVDRIVGLDSGADDYIVKPFALGELYARLRAVMRRGGHETTTKVESGDLALDLVGHRAWRSGESLNLTPKEFDLLAELIRHKGAVLTRDLLLQRIWGYDFSGDSRTVDVHIRGLREKVETDPANPSRIETVRGLGYRFAG from the coding sequence GACCAAGTTACTGCTCGTCGAAGACGATCAAACTTTGCTCGAGACGCTGGCGTACAACCTGGGTCGTGAAGGTTACGACGTGGTGCGCGCGAGCGATGGCATTACCGCGCTCAACCTCGCGCGCGAACACAAACCCGATCTGATCATCCTCGACATCATGTTGCCCGAACTGGATGGCTTGTCCGTTTGCCGCACATTGCGCCGCGAATCGAACGTGCCGATCGTGCTGTTGACCGCGCGCGGCGGCGAGGTGGATCGCATCGTCGGGCTGGATAGCGGCGCGGACGATTACATCGTCAAGCCGTTCGCGCTCGGCGAACTGTACGCGCGCTTGCGCGCGGTGATGCGGCGCGGCGGACACGAGACAACGACCAAAGTCGAATCGGGCGACCTGGCGCTCGACCTGGTCGGGCATCGCGCGTGGCGAAGCGGTGAAAGTTTGAATCTGACGCCCAAGGAATTTGATTTGCTCGCGGAATTGATTCGCCACAAGGGCGCGGTGCTCACGCGCGATTTATTGTTGCAGCGAATCTGGGGGTACGATTTTTCGGGAGACTCGCGCACGGTGGACGTGCACATTCGCGGCTTGCGTGAAAAAGTCGAGACCGACCCGGCGAATCCTAGCCGCATTGAAACAGTGCGCGGGCTGGGTTATCGTTTCGCAGGTTGA